In the Desulfotignum phosphitoxidans DSM 13687 genome, GAAACCCGTTTGAAAGTGTTTATCGAAAACGCCCGGATTGTTCCTGAAACCGAATTATCCGACCTGCCTGCAGAAAAGCGCGAAGCCGTTACCGGCAAAGCAGGTGTGTGGCTTGAAGTGGCCTGCCCGGACGGCGCTTGTTCCCTGGATGAGAACAAGATCTCCCTGCCGGCCGGCGGTGTCGTTCCAAAGGAAACCAAAGGCCTGTGGCTGAACCTTTTCTGCCCGGACAATCAATGCGAAGTGCAGCAGGGGTCTCAACTTCCGTAATCCCCTTAAACTTGTTTCATAAAAACCCGGGCACCCTGGTTTTCAGGGGTGCCCGTCTGATAATCAGGGTGTGATTTTGCCTGACCGGCCACACCCTGCGCGCAAAGGAGAGAATCAATCATGAGTAAAAAGGTGTTCATCGAAACAGAGGAATGTATCGGGTGCGAAACCTGTGTCGAGCTTTGTCCGGATGTGTTCGGATTTGACGAAGAGACTGAAAAAGCGTTTGTCATCCAGGCTGAAGGTGGCCCTGAGGATTGTATTGACGAGGCCATCGATACCTGCCCGGTGGAATGTATCCACTGGGAGGAATAGAAATTTTATCATCAATCATTTTGACAACAGAATATATCCCGCCGGGCGGGGAAAATGAGGGGTGCCATGGACATCACAACCAATTATCTGGGTATGAAACTGAACAGTCCGGTCATCGCCGGCAGCTCAGGGCTGACCGATTCGGTGGATAAAATTGAGGCCCTGGCCCGGCACGGTGCCGGAGCCGTGGTCCTCAAGTCGATTTTTGAGGAAGAGATCCTGTTCCAGTTTGAAGATGTTCTCAAGGATGCTGAAAAAGACGGCGTTGATCTGGACCAGTTCGATTATTTTGATTTTCACCTCAAAGGCAAAAAAATCAACCACTATATCAAACTGATCCAGGCTGCCAAGCAGGCCGTGGATATTCCGGTCATCGCCAGCATCAACTGTGTCAGCTCCCATGAATGGACCGCATTTGCCGACCGTCTTCAGGATGCCGGGGCCGACGCTTTAGAGTTGAACATGTTTTTTCTTCCCTCGGATTTCCAGCGGACCTCCATGGAACAGGAAAAAGCTTATTTCAAGGTCATTGACAAGGTGCTGGCCGCCGTCTCCATCCCGGTGGCCCTTAAAATCAGCTATTACTTTTCCAGCCTCGGGCCGATGATCCAGCGCCTGTCTAAAACCGGTATCAAAGGGCTCGTCCTGTTCAACCGCTTTTTCAGCCCGGATTTCGATATCGACAAAATGACCGTGAAACCCTCTTTTGTGTTCAGCAGCCCGGCCGAACTGGCTATGTCCCTGCGCTGGATCGCCATCATGGCAAACAAGGTGGATTGTGATCTGGCCGCATCCACCGGGGTTCACGATGGTCCGGCCCTGATCAAACAGCTCCTTGCCGGCGCCAGATCTGTACAGACGGTCTCCAGCCTCTACCGCAAGGGGCCGACGCATATAGAAACCATGCTCGACAATCTGAAAACCTGGATGAAGACGCATGATTATCATTGCCTTGACGATTTTCGCGGCCAATTGAGCCAGGAGGTGACCACCAACCCCGCTGCTTATGAACGGGTGCAGTTCATGCGTTATTTCGAAGGGGAAAAAGACCTGACGTGACAACGCCGGGCACCCTGGTTTTCAAAGGTGCCCGGCATCTTTCCCGTTTTCCGGAACCCGACTCAGAGCAGCCCGATCACCCGGTCACTGCAAGGAGACGATCCCAGCAAAACTGTGATCTGTTTCATAAACCCTCCATAAACATTGACGTAAAAAAAATCCCTGGATGTTTTTTTATCAAATGGGCGGGGCAATGGTAACCAGGATTCTCATCTTTGTATCCGATTCAACCCCGTGGGGCTCCCTGATTTCCGAAATCAGAATATCCCCTGTTTCCGCGGGGATTTTTTCATCGTTTGCAGCAAGGAACCATCCTTTTCCTTCCAGCACCTGGATGGACAATTCACCGTCCAGGTCATGGGAATGAACCGGAAACACCACCCCGGCATCCAGGTTGAAATTGATGATTTTGAAATGCTCGGATGTTTCCACCAGAAAAAACCGTTTCATCACGCCGGGCTTGAATTCATTGGTTTCGCTGAGTTTGATCACGCGCATGGTTTTGTCTCCTTGATATTTCACTGTTTATGTTTGATCCGGTTTTCCCCATAAAGGATCATGACCGAACCGGTCTTTCCACCATGATAGCTTTTATGGACAATATTATGAATGCAAATACCTTGAGTTGTCAACCTAAGCCGCAAAGTCTTTCCTTATCCCTGGCAAACCGGAATGAATGCGAAAAACAATCCTTGACTTTTACAGGCATGATCCCTTTAATC is a window encoding:
- a CDS encoding ferredoxin, translated to MSKKVFIETEECIGCETCVELCPDVFGFDEETEKAFVIQAEGGPEDCIDEAIDTCPVECIHWEE
- a CDS encoding dihydroorotate dehydrogenase-like protein; its protein translation is MDITTNYLGMKLNSPVIAGSSGLTDSVDKIEALARHGAGAVVLKSIFEEEILFQFEDVLKDAEKDGVDLDQFDYFDFHLKGKKINHYIKLIQAAKQAVDIPVIASINCVSSHEWTAFADRLQDAGADALELNMFFLPSDFQRTSMEQEKAYFKVIDKVLAAVSIPVALKISYYFSSLGPMIQRLSKTGIKGLVLFNRFFSPDFDIDKMTVKPSFVFSSPAELAMSLRWIAIMANKVDCDLAASTGVHDGPALIKQLLAGARSVQTVSSLYRKGPTHIETMLDNLKTWMKTHDYHCLDDFRGQLSQEVTTNPAAYERVQFMRYFEGEKDLT
- a CDS encoding cupin domain-containing protein, with the translated sequence MRVIKLSETNEFKPGVMKRFFLVETSEHFKIINFNLDAGVVFPVHSHDLDGELSIQVLEGKGWFLAANDEKIPAETGDILISEIREPHGVESDTKMRILVTIAPPI